The genomic window TTTGTTTGTTAACTCTTTTTTCTTCTCTTCTTTTTGCGTTTCAACTTTTTTGCTTAATTTCTCTTGTGTAGTTGAATCTGCATTATTAATATTCCCAACAATACTATCACCAAAGCCTTTGATATTTTTCAAATCTTCAGGAGATTTTATAGTATTTGTTTTTCTATACTCAATTATTTGTTCAGCTTTTTTCTCACCAATTCCTTTTATCCCCATTAATTCTTCTTTTGTGGCA from Arcobacter venerupis includes these protein-coding regions:
- a CDS encoding ComEA family DNA-binding protein, coding for MKKLILLLVLGVSYVFAAINLQTATKEELMGIKGIGEKKAEQIIEYRKTNTIKSPEDLKNIKGFGDSIVGNINNADSTTQEKLSKKVETQKEEKKKELTNKIDKKIENTTNSVLPKL